TGGACCATGCCGAGCAGCGGGGCGGCCGTGCCGAAGGTGGATTCGAACTCCATCGTCGGAGTCGACGGCGCGGCCGGACAAAAGCCTCCCCACAGCGTTTAGGCCGCCCGCCGCGTGGCTCCGATCGGGATGGGAATCGACGCGACGACGCCCGGCGACGGCGACGTGACGCTCGTCTTCTCGCTCGGGGCCGCGCGCTCGCTCGCCGACCCGGCCGCGGCGTTCGCCGACGCCCGGGAGTGGAGCCGCCACGTCGGAATCATCGCGAACGAGGCCGACGAGGTGGCGGCGTTCGCCCGCGCCCACGGGATCGACAACGACTACGCGCTCACGAGCTGGGACAAGTGGGGGACCCTCGCGGACGTCCGCGAAGAGAGCGCCGCCCCGCGCCGCGTGTTCGTCGGCACCACTCGCGCGGACGAGCGCGTCGCGACCGAGACCGGCTACGAGTTCCTGCCCGTCGACGAGGCGGCCGAGAAGGCCGGGTGGGAGCTGTCGGAGCCGGGGAAGGGAGCGGGCGACGGACGCGGCGGCGACGCCGGCCGCCTCGCCCGCCTGCGACGGCGGGTCGGCGACCTGATCTCGCGGCTCCGGTGACCGCCTCGCGCGCCGGCCGCCCGGGACCGCGACCGCCTCGGCCGCGGAAGGTACAAACCGCTCGTCGCCCAACGTGGGGTATGTCCTCACCGCTCGCGGACGAGCCGGTCGAGCCGGCCGGCGACGACGCGGACCCGCTCGAAGGCGACGAGTACGCCGACCACTTCGCCGAGCTCGGCGACGCGTGGGAGGTCGTCGACGACCACCACTTGGAGGCCAGCTACGAGTTCCCCGACTTCGAGACCGCGCTGGCGTTCACGAACGAGATCGGCGAGCTCGCCGAACGGGAGTGGCACCACCCCGACATCTCGCTGTCGTGGGGCGAGGTCGGGGTCGAGCTCTGGAGCCACGAGGTCGGCGGGCTCACCCGCGCCGACTTCGTGATGGCGGCGAAGATGGACCGACTGTACGCGGACGCCGAGGCGTGACCTGACACATCAACGAACGAGTTTAAACCCCTCCCGGCGAAACGGAGGGTAATGAGCGAGAACGTCTTCCTGGTCCCGATCGACCCGGAGAACTTCGACCGAACGGTCCGGTCCGCGGTGGATCTCACCGAGTACCCGGACCGACCGGCCCCCCTCGCGGACCTCGACGAGGCCCGCCTGTGGGCGGTCGACGACGACAGCGGCAACGGATCGACGTTCGAGAAGATGTCCGAGGGCGACCTCCTCCTGTTCTACACCGACGACGAGTACATCGGTACGGGCCGGATCGGCACGACCTTCGAGGACGACGACCGCTGGACCAGCGGCGCGTTCTGGACCGCCTTCCCGACCACGCGGGTGTACACCGTGACCGACTACGAAGAGGTCTCGGCCCCCAAGCGCGCGGTCAACCGCATCTTCGACTACTCGTCGTCGTACACGCCCGGCTTCATGCGCGTCGCCGACAGCCGGGTGACCGCCGACCTCTCGTCGATCGAGTCCGCGCTGGACCACTACACGAAGCGGAACGCCTGAGCGCGGGCCGAACCGCCGGCTTCTCAGTTCTCGACCGCACCGACGAGCGCCTCGTACGCCGACCCGTAGCGAGACGCGACGCGGCTCGGATCCCCCCGGACCTCGCCGGACAGCGCCGGCAGCGGGACGGTCGCGACCGGTTCGATCATCTCCGTCACCGCGTCGACGTGCTCCTCGCGGGTCCCCTCGCGCGGGCTACCGGCGGCGACCGCGCGGGCCTTCGCGTACCGGTCGCCCGCGTAGACCCGGGCGCGGCCGGGGTCGACGACGGCGACCGCGTCGGGCGCGACCGGTCCGTCGCGCGGCAGCGTCCCGGCCACGTCGGCGTACGACTCGACGACGACCGGGACGGGCGTC
This genomic stretch from Halorubrum hochsteinianum harbors:
- a CDS encoding DUF7124 domain-containing protein; this encodes MGIDATTPGDGDVTLVFSLGAARSLADPAAAFADAREWSRHVGIIANEADEVAAFARAHGIDNDYALTSWDKWGTLADVREESAAPRRVFVGTTRADERVATETGYEFLPVDEAAEKAGWELSEPGKGAGDGRGGDAGRLARLRRRVGDLISRLR
- a CDS encoding 4a-hydroxytetrahydrobiopterin dehydratase; protein product: MSSPLADEPVEPAGDDADPLEGDEYADHFAELGDAWEVVDDHHLEASYEFPDFETALAFTNEIGELAEREWHHPDISLSWGEVGVELWSHEVGGLTRADFVMAAKMDRLYADAEA